gtgtgtgtgtgtgtgtgtgagagagtgagagtgagagagagagagagtgtgtgtgtgtgtgtgtgtgagacctacAGGAGTGGGTGGAGCTCTgacactgtgagtgtgtggaatTAGGAACGCTGTAGAGGCAGTGTGTCCATGTGTGCATTCAGCTTCATCTCATTCTCCAGGATCTGAAGAAGCTGCTGCATGGAGGGAAGATGCCCTGATTCCAGCTTCGACCACACGGGGAcgtctgtacacacacacacacacacacacacacacacacacacacacacacacacacacacacacggtcaggtAAAGCCTCAAAGCTGTGActgttctccacacacacacacacacacacacacacacacacacacacacacggtcaggtAAAGCCTCAAAGCTGTGActgttctccacacacacacacacacacacagagagcttcACATGAATGGATTAGTGACTCACCGTTCAGTGAAATCTCAAACGCTCCAGTAGATAAACACTGGTTCTCCATCATGTTCGTGAAGAAGAACACCATCATACAAGCGTAGACCTACACAAAGAACATAAGGAGAACATCATACAGGTGTACACCTGCACACGGAACATAAGGAGAACATCATACAGGTGTACACCTACACACGGAACATAAGGAGAACATCATACAGGTGTACACCTACACACGGAACATAAGGAGAACATCATACAGgtgtacacctacacacagaACATAAGGAGAACATCATACAGGTGTACACCTACACACGGAACATAAGGAGAACATCATACAGGTGTACACCTACACACGGAACATAAGGAGAACATCATACAGGTGTACACCTGCACACGGAACATAAGGAGAACATCATACAGgtgtacacctacacacagaACATAAGGAGAACATCATACAGgtgtacacctacacacagaACATAAGGAGAACATCATACAGgtgtacacctacacacagaACATAAGGAGAACATCATACAGGTGTACACCTACACACGCCCCCAAAACAAACCTGTATCATATTTAAACACCTAAAATCGCCACACTGTAGAGTTCACAGTTGAATCCAAACAGCCATGAAAATGTTCCTTTACCTTATTCTCCTGCCCCCAGGCCCAGATTCCGGGACTCTGCATTCCGAACAGAGCGAACGGATCCTTTCCCACGATGATGAGGACGATTACAGCGAACTTCAACATGGAGAGGAAGGAGGCGATGTGTCTGcagcacagaaacacactcactacacctgtacacacacacactcactcactacacctgtacacacacacacacactcactacacctgtacacacacacacacacactcactacacctgtacacacacagacacactcactacacctgtacacacacacacactcactacacctgtacacacacacactcactacacctgtacacacacacactcactacacctgtacacacacacactcactacacctgtacacacacacactcactcactacacctgtacacacacacactcactcactacacctgtacacacacacacacactcactacacctgtacacacacacacacacactcactacacctgtacacacacacacacacactcactacacctgtacacacacacacacacactcactacacctgtacacacacacacacacactcactacacctgtacacacacagacacactcactacacctgtacacacacacacactcactacacctgtacacacacacactcactacacctgtacacacacacactcactacacctgtacacacacactcactacacctgtacacacacacactcactacacctgtacacacacacacactcactacacctgtacacacacacacactcactacacctgtacacacacacacactcactacacctgtacacacacacactcactacacctgtacacacacacactcactacacctgtacacacacatacacacaatacacctgtacacacacacactcactacacctgtacacacacacacactcactacacctgtacacacacatacacactcactacacctgtacacacacatacacactcactacacctgtacacacacatacacactcactacacctgtacacacacactcactacacctgtacacacacactcactacacctgtacacacacacacttactacacctgtacacacactcacacacacactacacctgtacacacacatacacactcactacacctgtacacacacacacacacacacacacacacactcactacacctgtacacacacacactcactacacctgtacacacacatacacactcactacacctgtacacacacactcactacacctgtacacacacacactcactacacctgtacacacacacacacacacactcactacacctgtacacacacacactcactacacctgtacacacacactcactacacctgtacacacactcacacacacacaatacacctgtacacacacacacaatacacctgtacacacacactcactacacctgtacacacacacactcactacacctgtacacacacatacacacaatacacctgtacacacacactcactacacctgtacacacacactcactacacctgtacacacacacactcactacacctgtatacacacacactcacacacacactcactacacctgtatacacacacactcactacacctgtatacacacacactcactacacctgtacacacacatacacacaatacacctgtacacacacactcactacacctgtacacacacactcactacacctgtacacacacacactcactacacctgtacacacacatacacacaatacacctgtacacacac
The genomic region above belongs to Pangasianodon hypophthalmus isolate fPanHyp1 chromosome 6, fPanHyp1.pri, whole genome shotgun sequence and contains:
- the selenot1b gene encoding thioredoxin reductase-like selenoprotein T1b — encoded protein: MAARCFSLLLLCVLSLYHTAADNGSVKKLKMQYTAGPLLKFQICISUGYRRVFEEYTRVLSQRYPDIRIEGENYLPQPVYRHIASFLSMLKFAVIVLIIVGKDPFALFGMQSPGIWAWGQENKVYACMMVFFFTNMMENQCLSTGAFEISLNDVPVWSKLESGHLPSMQQLLQILENEMKLNAHMDTLPLQRS